TTTTGCAATGAAAGCAACGTCAGTAGTGGTCAAAGGTGAACGAAGAGAAATTTACAAAAACCCAGTAACGGATGATGGTGTAAAAAAATCAGCTAGAGGTTTGTTAAAGGTGATCCGTAAAAACGATGTGTTTGAAGTGATAGATCAAGTAAGCGAAAAAGAAGAAAAAACGGGTGAATTAAAAACAATTTATGTAAACGGTAGATTTGAAAAACGGATACAGTTTGAAACCATAAGAGAACGACTTAAAAATTTAGTGTGATGGAACGAGCTATTTTTAAAACAAAAAGATTCAAAGACGGACAAGTCAGTGCTGCAATTGAACAAATGGGTGATTTGCACGTCAAAATTCGCGGGAATACCTATGAAGAGCTTTTTGAGGCGGCTGCGATTAAAGAAGCGTTTGATAGCCTCAATACAATCACAAGGTATTCTTCTAAACTCACGATATATTGTCTTATAGGTCAGCGTTCAGATCGTCGGTTTGAGGATAATCAATCCTTTGATTTAAAGATGATTAGTAATTTCGTTAACCTTATGAATTATGATCAGGTGGAATTGTTGCATCCACATAGTTCGGTTGCTGTAGCGCTAATAAACAACAGTAAAGAAATAAGCCCAGATAAATATGTAGAAAAGGCTTTCAATTCCTTGGGAAATCCTGTTTTGATAAGTCCTGACGCCGGAGCTTATAAAAACACCTTCAATTTAGCAGAAAAATTGAATGCCAGATTAATTGCCTCAAATAAGATCAGAATTGATGGCGAGCCTAAAATTGAAATTTACGGCAATGTAGATGGCTTAAAATGTTTGATAGTCGATGATATTGCAGACGGAGGTCGTACGTTTATAGAATTAGCTAAAAAGTTGAAATCTTGTGGCGCCGCAAAAGTTTATCTATATGTTACACATGGAATGTTTAATTACGGCTTTGAGGAATTGAAAAATCAAATAGATCACATTTACTGCACGAATAGCTTCAAAGACATTACAAATCATGAATTCGTAACACAATACGAAAACTAATAAACTGAATCGATTGTCTCATAATATATATTATGTCAAATAGAATATTTCAAATGCCACTATTCTAGTACCAATTCCAGATCATTGATGTATTTGCACAAATATTCAGAGAGTTCATACACATCATACTGATAACCATCCATGGCTACCAAACTCATGTGTGCAACTCGATTCCTATAATCTGCACTCCCAAAATATTTGAATTCACTCACGTCTAAGTTACCGTGAGTCACCAGCTTGTAATACCAGTCGTAATTTGATTTGATGTGTTCTAGATTGGCCAACAATTCCTCCACGATGATTTTTTCGCTCATTTCCAATTTTTCGTGAGAATAAACATATTGGATTTCGATTTTATCCAGAATCTCGTTGAAATCTGTTTTGGTATAGTTGCGCTGTTTGAGTAATTCTAGTGTTTTGGTCTCAAGATGTAGAATTTTGAATCCAGTGGTTATGAGAAAAGGTCCGCGTTGCAATTTGCGGATATTCTCATTTTCATTTAATTCTCGGTCCGTTAGGAACAAATCGTAGATTTCCTCCTCGCCTTCCATGTATTCTAGTTGATCTTCGACCTGATAGAGATCTCGTTTCATTTGTTTTAAAACCGCTTTGGCAATGATCTCTTGCTCATTTTTTTTGATGCGGTTTTCGTTCCAGTCATTGATACCCAAAGCAATCAAAATTCCTATAACGACAAGGATAATTTCGCCCAGAGCGTAAACCACATACTTTTTAAAGCCTTTCATGGACTCTGATTCTATCAAATGACGCCGGTATTTTCGAAATAATTTCAATAACCACGGTATAGATGAAACACCATACTAAGTTACAGCTTTATACGGACTTTTAGAACAAATGCTTTCCCGTTGTCCTACAGGCGTTTGTCCAAAGGAAAAATGCCTAGCAATAATGATCTATTTATCGTTTTCAACCGACATCATACAACTCTTAATTTTCATCACTTGCTGTATCTAATACAGCCCTAAAACTACCGTCATATTGCATGTTAGTTTTCTTAGTGCTTATGATCAGTGCACGCACATTGTACTTGCTGTAAATATCCATGCGCACATCAAAATAATCGTTCTCTGAATTGGACACACCATAAGTCACGGTGACTTTTTCTCCTTGACGTAAAACCTTGTAATCTTTCATCGTGGCTTGATAAAACTCGATACCTACGTTTTCAGTACCGCCATAACTACCACCCACTCTGCGCTCGCCAAAAAATGGTAGATCTGCCGTGCTGGTTTCTCCGTCTACGGTGAGTTTTGCTCCGTCTCCTGCGATGTCTATACGGCCTGCGCTATTACCATTTTGAATTAAAAAAGAATTAAGCACCTGCTGGCTTGCCGCTGTGTTTTGGGGATACGCCGTATTGAATTCAACCACAAAATTGCGTTCGTTTGCCAAATTCTCGATTTTATTGAGCGTATCAGCCGTTACTAGCGGATCTTTACTGCTACTACAAGCGGCCACCATTCCAAATATAATTAGGGCACTTAGGAATTTCAATTTACTCATTTCAATGCTTTTCAGGTAAAAATATATTTCCTATGCAAAATGCTCTGACAAAGAAATGGTAATTTATGAGCGCAATGCGCTTCGAGCTCTGCGCGCTGAGCTTTAAGCTTTAGCAGCATACTTGACAGCACAAAGATTGAGTTCACAACCTCACCGACTCACAACTCACAGACTCACAGACTCACAAACTCACAAACTCACAAACTCAAAAACTCACAATCTCATCGCTTCAAGGTGAAATGCCCTGAAATCTCTTGGTCGGCATAATACAGTTTGAACCAGTAATCGCTACTGGGTAAAGGCTCGTTATTAAACGTACCATTCCAGCCTTCAACTTCTGGATTGTTGAGTACGCGCAACAGCTTCCCGTAACGATCAAAGATCTCAATGCGTGAACCCGGAAAATTTTCTAGCCCGCTGATGCTCCAGCGATCGTTGAAACCGTCCTCATTGGGACTGAAAAATAGGTTGACTTTGACTCTAAACAGATTATCCGTGACGGTATCACAACCTCGAGAGTTTCTCACAAAAGCATTGATCTCCAAAAGATTATTGACGTCAAAATGATTGGATTCTTGAAAATTGATCCCATCGATACTATATTCAAAATCGGGATTTTGGGAAACCGTGATGATTTCCAGCTCCTCCTCTCCTATTAATCTTAATTCTTGGATCTCTGGCACTGGCGTTACAATGACTTCAAAAACAGCGATGGTTTCACAACCTTCTGGAGTCGTGACGATACATTCATAAGTTCCTGCTGTATCAACCTCGATGGCTTGCGTCATGGCACCGTTATCCCATTCATAAGTCGCTGGCGATACGGGAACTTCAAGTCGCGCTGTCTCTCCAGAACAGATAAAAATTTCCTCTCGTGGAATATCTGGTGCTCTTGCAGCGACTATTTCAATTTCTACTCGATTGTTGCTTATACAGTTTGCAGCAGTGGTTCTCGCTTCTACATAGTAAAATCCTGGGGTGCTGCTTGTAAAAGTCTCTTGATCAGAAACCAGTAGGTTGCCAGCGGTGGGCGCATCGTACCAATTAAATATGACTCCATTCACGGGCTGTACGGCAAGTTCTACCTCCTCACCGTCGCAACTTGTAACGCTGTCGTCAAGAGCAACGGGAGTAGAAACCTCGTCTACTTCAAAAGTGTAGATGTCAGAGAAATTAACGCACTGGCTGTTAGATAAATTCACGGCATCTTCAGCAATCTTCACCCTAAATTGTGTATCTGCATTTAAAAGCTGTGTGGTATGACTAGCTCCATTTGCGCCAGGGATGTCGGTAAAATTGGCTCCGTTATCCGTACTACTTTGCCATTGATATTCTGCGCTACTAAAAACATTTGTGGTCGTTGTTGCGTCCAGGGTTACGCTTACGGGTAAGTCTTCTTCACACACTATGGTTTCTTCAGATCCATTGCTCACTACATTAATAGCATCACCACAGGGCCTGAACTGAATATCATCGATGGCGAGATCGTTACCACAACCACCGTCTCCGGCATTGATAAGTTTAAGAATACATTCATTCTGTCCTGGTTCTGAGGTAAATGTCAAGCCGTATTGAATCCAAGTGGGATTTGTTTCTCCACCTCTGGGATTCATAGTTCCATCTGCTAGTAAAACCGTGTCAGTCGCATCCCAAATTTGGAATCTAACTTGTATGGGAATCCCAACACCTGGACATGCATTTGAATTAGGATTGTAGACATTAAACACCCATGCACTAAACTCATAAGGCGTGTTTTCACAGAGGCCTGGTATGGAAGTCTGGTAGAAAATGCCGGCGTTGAATGCTGCATTTACGATCAGCATTCTACCGTTAGAATTGCCCGTGTGGTCTGGTCTGTTCCAAAAAGAACCTAATTGCCCCATGTTATTGGATATTGTGTACTGACCGTCCTCAGGAGCGCTGTTTACATAGGTATAATTTGTAACTGTAGTCGGTAGAGCTGGTCCGTTTGTGGTCCCTGCTCCGAAGTCTTCGCTAAAGATGATGTCTCCAGATTCTCCAGAGCAAAATCCCAGTTGCGCTTTCGCGAAAGCGAAAAACATAATAAACACCACCGACCACAAAGATCTTGACACAAATATCATTTTCATACACGTTCAAATATAAGGGCTGAATCGACAATTCAATGATTTGTATGTGCCATTAAAGACTATGTTGAGTTCATGTAGCCCTGATAGTCCAAATGTGCAAAACAAAAATTGATGTAAAAAGCATTTAAAGTCTTATTAAAGAGAACTGCCAGCATTTCCTACCGCTGTATCTTTATTGAAAACTAGAAATTATATGGAAGTAGTATTCAATTATCAACACGTTACTGGAAGCACAGAACTTGAGGCTTATACTAAAGAGAAACTTCAAACGATTTTTGATCGATACGATTGGGTAACTCGCGCAGATGTTTTTTTCAGGTTAGAAAATACCTCTTCTAGAGAGACTGGTATGATTGCAAACATAAGATTAAGCGCACCTGGACCACGACTATTTGCTGAAGAGTCACACGATACATTTAAGGAAAGTGTTGCAAAAGCTGTAGACCAGCTTAAGACACAATGTGAAAAACGCAAAGCAAGCCTTATAGATCATGCCTGATAATAACCACATTTCACTAGCCACAAGTGACAGACAACTGGTCTTGATCTTCAACTCTGACATCAAAAACCACAGAGAAATAAGAGCCTACGCTGAAAGTGCCGGTAAAGATTTACTTGCCATAGATATCAGCAAAACTAAGGTGGCTGGAACCGTTTGGACAGAAATCGCAGATCTTTTAGAGATACGTGTTCTGGATATCGTGAAATCAGAGCACGCTACATTTATAGAAAAATATGGTGCAGACCACCAAGTGGATTGCGATGGAGCCATCAAATTTTTACAGAACGACCCTGAGATGCTCATTTATCCTATTGCTATAAAAGGAGATAAGGCTAAGGAAGTTCAAATTTATGGTCACATGCAAGATTTTTTTGGACCGGACACTGCTGCGGTTAATATTCCGTAGTTAAATAGCATTAATTTTGTAAGCTGTATTTTGAGTGGGTGGTTAACCACCGTAAAACTGGAAATACAGCTTTTTTTATTTTGAATTGACTAAAAGCTCTCAGAGCATACCGATTTTATGATAATCTGGATCGTTTTTATAGCCCTTGTGGCCTTCTTTCTATTTCTGGACTTGTTTGTTTTCAACAAGAAAGCTCACGTGATCGATACAAAAGAGGCTTCAAAATTTACCGCTTTGTGGGTAGGAATCGCACTAGCATTTACTGGTGCGGTTTATTATATCTACGGTCAGGAGTTTATCGCTAATCCGGATGGGCTTTCCCCTACTAATGCTGCCATTAAGTACATCACGGGTTATTTGATCGAGTTATCCTTGAGCATCGATAACATTTTTGTAATTGCGGTGATTTTCAAATCATTTGCCATACCGCTCAAGTATCAACACCGCGTATTGTTTTGGGGTATCGTGGGTGCCATCGTGTTCAGGGCATTGATGATTTTCTTTGGGGTAGCATTGATCAGCCAGGTAAGCTGGATGACTTATGTTTTTGGAGCATTTTTACTCTACACGGCCTTCAAGATGCTGCGCAGTCATGATGAAGAGTTTGATCCACAAAATTCTAAGATCTATAAATGGAGCCGTAAGTTTTTCCCGGTGACCGATCAATTGCACGGGCAAAAACTCTTCATTACCAAAATGGGGAAACGTATTGCCACTCCCCTTTTTCTAGCGCTCGTAGTTATTGAACTTACTGATGTTCTGTTTGCTTTAGATAGCATTCCTGCCATACTCGCCATAACCGCTGATCCATTCTTAGTTTTTGCTAGCAACATACTAGCGATCATGGGGTTACGTAGTATGTATTTTTTCTTGTCCAACTTGCTGGATAAATTCCAGTACATCCATTACAGTCTGGTAGCGATACTGACTTTTGTAGGTATCAAAATGATATTAGTACATCACTACCATTTCCCAGAATGGGTATCACTGGGAGTCATTTTTGTTGCTTTACTTGTGGGCGCTTTACTATCGCTTGCCAAGAAAACGACTCCAGAAGAGAAAAAAGAACAAGAGGAGTCTTTGAATACTGAGAAGAAGCTTTGATGTATACTAAATGGTTGCCGTGAGTTTCAAGATAAAAAACTCTATTTAGACTTTACTAATCTTTCTTGAACTTCCATATTTAATTGTGCGTGTGCCTTATTAAAGGAAGATTTAAAACTGCTCGTTGCAGCACTGGTGGTATAGATAACGTTATTGATAGTAGCTTTGAGGTCTATTGATTCTTTGACCGAATTTCGTTGGTTGAACTTACGGTAGAGTTTCACATGAATATTACAATCCTTACAATCCTCTCCTAACAGCTCATTTAGCTTTGCTTCTACATAATTCTCAAAGGCATTGTTGTGCGTAACATGGACGTAAGTAAAGTGAATCATATCGTTTTTTCCTACTTACGAGTTGTTTCAGGTCGCAGTT
This genomic interval from Nonlabens spongiae contains the following:
- a CDS encoding phosphoribosyltransferase family protein, coding for MERAIFKTKRFKDGQVSAAIEQMGDLHVKIRGNTYEELFEAAAIKEAFDSLNTITRYSSKLTIYCLIGQRSDRRFEDNQSFDLKMISNFVNLMNYDQVELLHPHSSVAVALINNSKEISPDKYVEKAFNSLGNPVLISPDAGAYKNTFNLAEKLNARLIASNKIRIDGEPKIEIYGNVDGLKCLIVDDIADGGRTFIELAKKLKSCGAAKVYLYVTHGMFNYGFEELKNQIDHIYCTNSFKDITNHEFVTQYEN
- a CDS encoding DUF6090 family protein, with protein sequence MKGFKKYVVYALGEIILVVIGILIALGINDWNENRIKKNEQEIIAKAVLKQMKRDLYQVEDQLEYMEGEEEIYDLFLTDRELNENENIRKLQRGPFLITTGFKILHLETKTLELLKQRNYTKTDFNEILDKIEIQYVYSHEKLEMSEKIIVEELLANLEHIKSNYDWYYKLVTHGNLDVSEFKYFGSADYRNRVAHMSLVAMDGYQYDVYELSEYLCKYINDLELVLE
- a CDS encoding DUF4251 domain-containing protein, with protein sequence MSKLKFLSALIIFGMVAACSSSKDPLVTADTLNKIENLANERNFVVEFNTAYPQNTAASQQVLNSFLIQNGNSAGRIDIAGDGAKLTVDGETSTADLPFFGERRVGGSYGGTENVGIEFYQATMKDYKVLRQGEKVTVTYGVSNSENDYFDVRMDIYSKYNVRALIISTKKTNMQYDGSFRAVLDTASDEN
- a CDS encoding T9SS type B sorting domain-containing protein, with the protein product MSRSLWSVVFIMFFAFAKAQLGFCSGESGDIIFSEDFGAGTTNGPALPTTVTNYTYVNSAPEDGQYTISNNMGQLGSFWNRPDHTGNSNGRMLIVNAAFNAGIFYQTSIPGLCENTPYEFSAWVFNVYNPNSNACPGVGIPIQVRFQIWDATDTVLLADGTMNPRGGETNPTWIQYGLTFTSEPGQNECILKLINAGDGGCGNDLAIDDIQFRPCGDAINVVSNGSEETIVCEEDLPVSVTLDATTTTNVFSSAEYQWQSSTDNGANFTDIPGANGASHTTQLLNADTQFRVKIAEDAVNLSNSQCVNFSDIYTFEVDEVSTPVALDDSVTSCDGEEVELAVQPVNGVIFNWYDAPTAGNLLVSDQETFTSSTPGFYYVEARTTAANCISNNRVEIEIVAARAPDIPREEIFICSGETARLEVPVSPATYEWDNGAMTQAIEVDTAGTYECIVTTPEGCETIAVFEVIVTPVPEIQELRLIGEEELEIITVSQNPDFEYSIDGINFQESNHFDVNNLLEINAFVRNSRGCDTVTDNLFRVKVNLFFSPNEDGFNDRWSISGLENFPGSRIEIFDRYGKLLRVLNNPEVEGWNGTFNNEPLPSSDYWFKLYYADQEISGHFTLKR
- a CDS encoding HPF/RaiA family ribosome-associated protein translates to MEVVFNYQHVTGSTELEAYTKEKLQTIFDRYDWVTRADVFFRLENTSSRETGMIANIRLSAPGPRLFAEESHDTFKESVAKAVDQLKTQCEKRKASLIDHA
- a CDS encoding arsenate reductase family protein produces the protein MPDNNHISLATSDRQLVLIFNSDIKNHREIRAYAESAGKDLLAIDISKTKVAGTVWTEIADLLEIRVLDIVKSEHATFIEKYGADHQVDCDGAIKFLQNDPEMLIYPIAIKGDKAKEVQIYGHMQDFFGPDTAAVNIP
- a CDS encoding TerC family protein; its protein translation is MIIWIVFIALVAFFLFLDLFVFNKKAHVIDTKEASKFTALWVGIALAFTGAVYYIYGQEFIANPDGLSPTNAAIKYITGYLIELSLSIDNIFVIAVIFKSFAIPLKYQHRVLFWGIVGAIVFRALMIFFGVALISQVSWMTYVFGAFLLYTAFKMLRSHDEEFDPQNSKIYKWSRKFFPVTDQLHGQKLFITKMGKRIATPLFLALVVIELTDVLFALDSIPAILAITADPFLVFASNILAIMGLRSMYFFLSNLLDKFQYIHYSLVAILTFVGIKMILVHHYHFPEWVSLGVIFVALLVGALLSLAKKTTPEEKKEQEESLNTEKKL
- a CDS encoding HPF/RaiA family ribosome-associated protein produces the protein MIHFTYVHVTHNNAFENYVEAKLNELLGEDCKDCNIHVKLYRKFNQRNSVKESIDLKATINNVIYTTSAATSSFKSSFNKAHAQLNMEVQERLVKSK